One Capsicum annuum cultivar UCD-10X-F1 unplaced genomic scaffold, UCD10Xv1.1 ctg77167, whole genome shotgun sequence genomic window carries:
- the LOC124894750 gene encoding putative receptor-like protein kinase At3g47110, with translation MPNGNLDGWLHPETEIQKSSLTIIQRMNIIIDVASALHYLHHQCPTPIIHCDIKPQNILLDEDLTAHLGDFGLVRLLPEFSNAPEPHLFSSLGVMGTIGYAAPEYGMGSKLSILGDMYSFGILIMEIFTGRRPTDPLFHPSSSLHHFVETALPENVMEILDKTAFHGEKMSKATYGEEYWASIKKEQMECLVGILETGVACSAESPRDRLTMRQVYSKLTAIREKILRAEDA, from the exons ATGCCAAATGGGAACTTGGACGGATGGCTACATCCAGAAACGGAGATACAGAAGAGTAGCTTGACCATAATTCAGAGAATGAATATCATAATAGATGTGGCCTCTGCACTTCATTATCTCCACCATCAGTGCCCAACACCCATAATTCACTGTGATATAAAACCACAAAACATTCTTCTTGATGAAGATCTCACAGCTCATCTGGGTGATTTCGGTTTGGTGAGACTCCTTCCTGAATTCAGTAATGCACCGGAACCACATCTGTTTAGCTCACTTGGAGTTATGGGAACCATTGGCTATGCAGCTCCAG AATATGGCATGGGCAGTAAGCTCTCCATATTAGGTGATATGTACAGTTTTGGGATCCTAATAATGGAGATATTCACGGGAAGAAGACCCACAGACCCTTTGTTCCATCCAAGCTCTAGTCTGCACCACTTTGTGGAAACAGCATTGCCAGAGAATGTTATGGAGATTCTAGACAAAACAGCTTTTCATGGTGAGAAGATGAGTAAAGCAACCTATGGAGAAGAATACTGGGCCAGTATCAAGAAAGAACAGATGGAATGCTTGGTTGGCATACTTGAGACTGGAGTTGCATGTTCAGCTGAATCCCCAAGAGACAGATTGACCATGAGACAAGTTTACAGTAAGTTGACAGCAATTCGAGAAAAAATTCTAAGAGCAGAAGATGCATGA